In one Lolium rigidum isolate FL_2022 chromosome 3, APGP_CSIRO_Lrig_0.1, whole genome shotgun sequence genomic region, the following are encoded:
- the LOC124697815 gene encoding probable carboxylesterase 8, which translates to MFAPPPCLASNDISIHARAGNLYKAMDPYKYLNIRLNPDGSLTRNGEAKLLPPCPSGEPIAVTAAAGADGPAHRIVHSNDAPLNDATGTSVRLFVPGICDGSRLPLILYFHGGGYVLFRAASEPFHNTAATIAATVPAAVASVDYRLAPEHRLPAAFDDAADAVRWVRSYAAGSPGRPIFIMGSHSGASIAFRAALAAVDQGVELRGLILNQAHHSGVERTAAEQASVDDRVLPLPANDLLWELALPVGADRDHEYCNPDAMLAGVSAARLRRLPPCLVLGRKKDPPRDRQRVLVAALREAGVHVEAKMDGAGFHAMELFKDNCAAEFNAQVADFVRRHAHAGDGVDEHVARSRL; encoded by the coding sequence ATGTTTGCTCCACCTCCGTGCCTTGCGAGTAACGACATATCCATCCACGCGCGCGCCGGCAACCTGTACAAAGCCATGGACCCGTACAAGTACCTCAACATCCGCCTCAACCCCGACGGCTCCCTCACCCGCAACGGCGAGGCCAAGCTCCTCCCGCCGTGCCCGTCGGGGGAGCCCATCGCCGTCACCGCCGctgccggcgcggacggcccagCGCATCGCATTGTCCACTCCAACGACGCGCCGCTCAACGACGCCACCGGCACGAGCGTCCGCCTCTTCGTCCCGGGCATCTGCGACGGCAGCAGGCTGCCGCTCATCCTCTACTTCCACGGCGGCGGGTACGTGCTCTTCCGCGCCGCCTCCGAGCCGTTCCACAACACGGCGGCGACGATCGCGGCCACCGTGCCCGCCGCGGTCGCATCCGTCGACTACCGCCTCGCGCCCGAGCACCGCCTCCCCGCGGCCTTCGACGACGCCGCCGACGCGGTGCGCTGGGTCCGGTCCTACGCCGCCGGCTCGCCCGGCAGGCCCATCTTCATAATGGGCTCCCACAGCGGCGCCAGCATCGCGTTCCGCGCCGCGCTTGCCGCCGTGGACCAGGGCGTGGAGCTGCGCGGGCTGATACTGAACCAGGCGCACCACAGCGGCGTGGAGCGAACGGCGGCAGAACAAGCGTCGGTGGACGACCGGGTGCTGCCGCTGCCGGCGAACGACCTGCTCTGGGAGCTCGCGCTGCCCGTGGGAGCCGACCGGGACCACGAGTACTGCAACCCAGATGCCATGCTGGCCGGCGTCAGCGCGGCGCGGCTGCGGAGGCTGCCGCCGTGCCTCGTGCTCGGCCGGAAGAAGGACCCGCCCAGGGACCGGCAGAGGGTGCTGGTGGCGGCGCTGCGGGAGGCTGGGGTGCACGTGGAGGCAAAGATGGACGGCGCCGGGTTCCACGCCATGGAGCTGTTCAAGGACAACTGCGCCGCGGAGTTCAACGCGCAGGTGGCGGACTTCGTCCGCCGCCACGCTCACGCGGGCGACGGCGTTGACGAGCACGTTGCGAGGAGCAGGCTGTGA
- the LOC124695211 gene encoding transcription initiation factor IIF subunit alpha-like: MAPGTASLVLKPACDACGKASDLYGTACRHATVCSSCGKAMAQARTRCAVCAAPVTNLIREYNVRVDTTAEKAVWIGKFATSLPPFSEKKIAGNHWSLRKDGPEGRQLTATMREKYYSRKPWILEDGTGEHRYQSQLEASQSATPTYYLLMMHGKEFHAVPVGSWYNFSKIAQYKQLTLEEAEEKMKRRRSSTTGYGPWMMKLATHGPGAFGSEFKNLDEANDKVRSKKENTNKDGYHPDKGEEDEEARAPRRNAHGLSTKGVDDDEEEDEIEDFDFDAEIEIGDDWEHEEAFSDDDENPYVDPEVRPDLSDTENPAPQEIKQDDDEDEQGVGGLSKSGKELIKLLRRADGQSESDDDDQEDTNQEDESPSPVLAPKLKDECKCEPQENNPAKLTTTGLAIYTPDAPSSNRKRGSVGDDSKTSNGAALKKPKIEPESKTLGIKEQPVLNIFPLDGFDTNTSTVTEEEITRVLIAFAPVAMQDFVSRFRPRLRTPEDKKHFSEIVTKITRVGKTNGSSYIYLREAFATAGSDTNTSTVTEEEIRRVLFAIAPVAPQDFASRFNLRLRTPEDRQHFSEIVKKIAKVDKIKGSSYICRREAFASAGSDTNTSTVTEEEIRRVLIETAPVAIHDFVSRFRPRLRTPEDDDEDEQGVGSLSKSGKELKKLLRPADGQSESDDDDQEDTDQEDESPSPVLAPKLKDECKCEPQENNPAKLTATGLAICTPHVPSSNQKRRSGGDDSKTSNSPALKKPKKELETKALGVKEEPLSSLQPISKAFASAGSVTNTSTVTEEEVRRVLIATAPVAIHDFASRFRPRLRTPEDKQHFFKIVKKFAKLDKTKGISYICLREAFALAGSDTNKSTITEEEIMRVLIAIAPVAPRDLVSRFRPRFRTPEEKQHFTEILKKIAKVDRTKGSSYICLREEYR, translated from the exons ATGGCCCCCGGCACCGCTAGCCTGGTGCTGAAGCCGGCGTGCGACGCCTGCGGCAAGGCCTCCGACCTCTACGGCACGGCCTGCCGCCACGCCACCGTCTGCAGCTCCTGCGGCAAGGCCATGGCGCAAGCCCGCACGCGCTGCGCCGTCTGCGCCGCCCCCGTCACCAACCTCATCCGG GAGTACAATGTGCGGGTGGATACCACCGCGGAGAAGGCCGTCTGGATAGGCAAGTTCGCCACCAGTTTACCGCCCTTCTCGGAGAAGAAGATTGCGGGGAACCACtggtctcttcgtaaggatggccCCGAAGGACGACAGCTTACTGCCACTATGCGG GAGAAATACTACAGCAGAAAGCCATGGATATTGGAAGATGGAACAGGGGAACATCGGTACCAAAGCCAACTCGAGGCATCACAGTCTGCTACCCCTACATATTATTTGCTGATGATGCACGGCAAGGAGTTCCATGCTGTTCCTGTTGGTTCCTG GTATAACTTCAGTAAAATCGCACAATACAAACAGCTGActttggaagaagctgaagagaagatgaaaagaaggagaagcagcacaACTGGGTATGGACCATGGATGATGAAGTTGGCTACACATGGACCTGGTGCCTTTGGTTCCGAGTTCAAAAACCTTGATGAAGCAAATGACAAGGTCCGATCCAAGAAAGAAAATACGAACAAGGATGGGTATCACCCTGACAAAGGGGAGGAGGACGAAGAAGCCAGAGCTCCAAGGAGAAATGCCCATGGGCTTTCTACTAAGGGcgtggatgatgatgaggaggaagatgagataGAAGACTTTGATTTTGATGCTGAAATTGAGATAG GTGATGATTGGGAGCATGAAGAGGCCTTCAGTGATGATGATGAGAATCCTTATGTTGACCCAGAGGTAAGACCTGATTTATCTGATACTGAAAACCCTGCTCCACAAGAAATTAAGCAG gatgatgacgaggatgaacaaggagtGGGTGGCCTGAGCAAGTCCGGTAAGGAACTTATAAAACTTCTCCGTCGTGCTGATGGACAAAGTGAATCTGATGACGATGACCAAGAAGACACTAAT CAGGAAGATGAGTCGCCATCTCCAGTACTTGCTCCAAAACTGAAAGATGAATGCAAATGTGAACCACAGGAAAACAACCCTGCTAAACTAACAACAACTGGACTTGCTATTTACACTCCAGATGCACCTAGCTCCAATCGGAAAAGGGGATCAGTGGGTGATGATTCAAAAACATCTAATGGTGCAGCGCTGAAGAAGCCAAAGATTGAACCT GAATCTAAGACATTGGGTATCAAGGAGCAGCCTGTTTTAAACATATTTCCTCTAGATGGATTTGACACAAACACATCTACAGTAACAGAGGAGGAAATCACAAGAGTACTTATTGCGTTTGCTCCTGTGGCAATGCAAGATTTTGTCTCCAGATTTAGGCCTAGACTCAgaactccagag GACAAGAAACATTTTTCTGAAATCGTGACGAAAATAACAAGAGTGGGTAAGACCAATGGCAGCAGCTACATTTACCTTCGAGAGGCATTTGCTACAGCAGGAAGTGACACAAACACATCTACAGTAACAGAGGAGGAAATCAGGAGAGTACTTTTTGCGATTGCTCCTGTGGCACCGCAAGATTTTGCCTCCAGATTTAATCTCAGACTCAgaactccagag GACAGGCAACATTTTTCTGAAATTGTGAAGAAAATTGccaaagtggataagatcaaaggcAGCAGTTATATTTGCCGTCGAGAGGCATTTGCTTCGGCAGGAAGTGACACTAACACATCCACAGTAACAGAGGAGGAAATCAGGAGAGTACTTATTGAGACTGCTCCTGTGGCAATACATGATTTTGTCTCCAGATTTAGGCCTAGACTCAgaactccagag gatgatgatgaggatgaacaaGGAGTGGGTAGCCTGAGCAAGTCCGGTAAGGAACTAAAAAAGCTGCTCCGTCCTGCGGATGGACAAAGTGAATCCGATGACGATGACCAAGAAGATACTGAT CAGGAAGATGAGTCACCATCTCCAGTACTTGCTCCAAAACTGAAAGATGAATGCAAATGTGAACCACAGGAAAACAACCCTGCTAAACTAACAGCAACTGGACTTGCTATTTGCACTCCACATGTACCTAGCTCCAATCAGAAAAGAAGATCAGGGGGTGATGATTCAAAAACATCTAATAGCCCAGCGCTGAAGAAGCCAAAGAAAGAACTT GAAACAAAGGCATTGGGTGTCAAGGAGGAGCCACTCTCTTCATTGCAACCTATTTCAAAAGCATTTGCTTCAGCAGGAAGTGTGACCAACACATCTACAGTAACAGAGGAGGAAGTCAGGAGAGTACTTATTGCGACTGCTCCTGTGGCAATACATGATTTTGCCTCCAGATTTAGGCCTAGACTCAGAACTCCAGAG GACAAgcaacatttttttaaaattgtGAAGAAATTTGCCAAACTGGATAAGACCAAAGGCATCAGTTACATTTGCCTTCGAGAGGCATTTGCTTTGGCAGGAAGTGACACTAACAAATCTACAATAACAGAGGAGGAAATCATGAGAGTACTTATTGCGATTGCTCCTGTGGCACCGCGAGATCTTGTCTCCAGATTTAGGCCTAGATTCAgaactccagag GAGAAGCAACATTTTACTGAAATTTTGAAGAAAATTGCCAAAGTGGATAGGACCAAAGGCAGCAGTTACATTTGCCTTCGAGAGGAGTACAGATAA